In Litorimonas taeanensis, one DNA window encodes the following:
- the trmFO gene encoding methylenetetrahydrofolate--tRNA-(uracil(54)-C(5))-methyltransferase (FADH(2)-oxidizing) TrmFO, producing MVKAVHIIGAGLAGSEATWQCVSRGVPVILHEMRPDRMTEAHQGSGFAELVCSNSFRSDDALGNAVGLLHEEMRRAGSLVMGMGDMTKLPAGGALAVDREAFSEAITTILQQHPLVTIEYGEVKGLPPKEWGNTIIATGPLTAPALAQDILQTTGEDSLAFFDAIAPIVYKDSINFDIAWMQSRYDKKGPGGDGADYINCPLDKEQYETFIEALVSSEQTEFKDFEKDTPYFESCLPIEVMASRGAETLRWGPMKPVGLTNPHNPTVKAHAIVQLRQDNALGTLYNMVGFQTKMKYGAQTEILKTIPGLEKAVFARLGGIHRNTFINSPKLLNDQLQLKVRPDLRFAGQIMGVEGYVESSALGLIAGRLAAAQALGQTDIKPPRTTALGALMEHVTGGFMDGPKAKFQPMNVNFGLFPPMEEEIIYKSPDGKRLRGKDKTRHRKGLMAKRALRDINVWVKDGLAS from the coding sequence ATGGTCAAGGCAGTACATATCATCGGCGCGGGATTAGCAGGATCAGAGGCCACTTGGCAGTGCGTCTCGCGCGGCGTACCCGTCATATTGCATGAGATGCGCCCAGACAGAATGACCGAAGCACATCAAGGCTCTGGTTTCGCGGAACTCGTCTGTTCAAATTCATTTCGTTCGGATGACGCACTAGGAAATGCTGTTGGCCTTCTCCATGAGGAAATGCGGCGTGCTGGTAGCCTGGTCATGGGCATGGGTGATATGACAAAGCTTCCTGCGGGTGGAGCCCTCGCAGTAGATAGAGAGGCTTTTTCAGAAGCTATCACAACAATATTGCAACAACACCCACTTGTTACGATTGAGTATGGGGAAGTCAAAGGCCTACCGCCTAAAGAATGGGGTAATACAATTATTGCTACAGGGCCTCTTACAGCACCCGCATTGGCTCAAGATATTTTACAAACAACAGGAGAGGACAGTTTAGCCTTTTTTGATGCGATAGCCCCAATCGTTTATAAAGACAGCATCAATTTTGATATTGCTTGGATGCAGTCCCGATATGACAAAAAAGGCCCTGGTGGAGACGGAGCCGACTATATCAATTGTCCGCTTGATAAAGAGCAATATGAAACCTTTATCGAAGCCCTTGTCTCTTCTGAACAAACTGAATTTAAAGACTTTGAAAAAGACACACCTTATTTCGAGAGTTGCCTCCCTATAGAAGTCATGGCGTCTCGTGGAGCAGAAACTTTGCGCTGGGGACCAATGAAGCCTGTCGGTCTAACAAATCCTCATAATCCAACAGTAAAAGCTCATGCCATTGTTCAGCTAAGGCAAGATAATGCCCTTGGCACACTTTACAATATGGTTGGTTTCCAAACGAAAATGAAGTATGGGGCACAAACTGAAATCTTAAAAACCATCCCCGGGTTAGAGAAAGCTGTATTTGCCCGATTAGGCGGAATTCATAGAAACACCTTCATCAACTCTCCGAAATTACTCAACGATCAGCTCCAACTGAAAGTCAGACCTGACCTACGTTTCGCCGGTCAAATTATGGGCGTTGAAGGCTATGTGGAATCGTCCGCTTTAGGACTTATCGCGGGCCGCCTTGCCGCCGCACAAGCATTGGGTCAAACAGATATAAAACCACCCCGAACCACCGCATTAGGCGCTTTAATGGAACATGTAACAGGCGGTTTCATGGACGGTCCAAAAGCTAAATTTCAACCAATGAATGTAAACTTTGGTTTGTTCCCCCCCATGGAAGAAGAAATTATTTACAAATCTCCTGATGGTAAGCGCTTGCGCGGCAAAGATAAAACACGTCACCGTAAAGGCTTAATGGCTAAGCGAGCTCTCAGAGATATAAATGTATGGGTGAAAGATGGCCTTGCAAGCTAA
- a CDS encoding GDYXXLXY domain-containing protein: MTWLRYLIIAFTGVIIVALLSSQIYSLEQLRANGRIVLLELRPVDPRALMMGDYMALQYAQDRSENIPQDKLEPQGTLIFTDKEGVGEFLRVGDVTTSDEEYKIAYIKERFGINIGSPRFYFENGTAQDYVSARYGVFKVDETGRAILVGLADENKNIINPKR, encoded by the coding sequence ATGACGTGGCTGCGCTATCTCATTATCGCATTTACGGGTGTAATTATCGTAGCATTGTTAAGCTCACAAATTTACTCGTTAGAGCAGCTGCGAGCCAATGGTAGGATAGTCTTGTTGGAGTTACGCCCTGTTGACCCAAGAGCCTTGATGATGGGTGATTATATGGCACTGCAATATGCTCAAGACCGCTCAGAAAACATCCCTCAAGATAAATTAGAACCTCAAGGCACACTAATCTTTACTGATAAAGAAGGAGTCGGTGAATTTCTAAGGGTAGGGGATGTTACGACTTCTGACGAGGAGTATAAAATCGCCTATATTAAAGAGCGGTTTGGTATCAATATTGGCAGCCCAAGATTTTATTTTGAAAATGGAACGGCGCAAGATTATGTCTCTGCACGATACGGTGTCTTCAAGGTTGATGAAACGGGGCGAGCGATATTAGTTGGTTTGGCCGATGAGAATAAGAATATAATAAACCCCAAACGATAA
- a CDS encoding DUF2157 domain-containing protein, producing the protein MQTAHDKIESLSRNQFLTLVNCGMDVKSSFLSSLDLFRDDSEWNGWALKALFALAIGHILSGVIFFFAHNWFDLADMYKFSIVGVGFILSLTAWLHFNLDGKIPQALGIVSTVLVGVFLAIFGQVYQTPALIYTPFALWATFTLPFAALSRNLAHWTVWLVIALTAIFSYAETGLRLVGQETKAELFIATIAFLVFVMRVVFDKFLRPGRDWASALWFRVLYTAVFGAVVIYGFTTTFWGQSTFVSTILSLSYLSLVCFKLIYLYGTRSSLAELCLSTFIGFVIFVQIFFRVLLEFDLFGGVIGIFLMFLGTVGLVIGMAILFKHFASVLKASYPTHHKISGNRLEKNVSWNHISPFLSNEGIANLQYALHTKEDEAPWYVELFLAIAGVVAALFGIVFLGVFLALVFSRIRPEGGPLLLCGGNIFLLALFMRRKIKSPFTRHFFNTLLVVGFSAILFGIGFLTHNTDVVLWTAMALSGLALLSIKDRIIEFFTAGIFIGCVGFELFHHFDNRLAEIAFLTVSSLAGTFLLTRPLFGRYFASAGTAFLIAPALLGVALIHTNRIETLVGEDVFSDIGWDIKGVSLILIAFIMFWLNKDKGNISKWRPPLLVLGPLIFAMALLPFGGASALLLVLLGYIVGSRTLAIIGVLGQIYFLYMLYYDLSLSLGVKSYLLLGVGFTFLMIYLFADKISARERYL; encoded by the coding sequence GTGCAGACGGCCCATGACAAAATAGAGAGTTTATCAAGAAACCAATTTTTGACGTTAGTGAACTGCGGAATGGACGTAAAAAGTTCTTTTTTGTCGTCATTGGATTTGTTTCGAGATGATTCTGAGTGGAATGGGTGGGCTTTGAAAGCGCTTTTTGCCCTAGCTATTGGCCATATCCTCTCAGGCGTTATATTCTTCTTTGCCCATAATTGGTTCGATCTCGCCGATATGTATAAATTCTCAATTGTTGGTGTCGGGTTTATATTAAGTCTAACCGCATGGTTGCACTTTAATCTTGATGGTAAAATTCCTCAAGCTCTAGGTATTGTTTCAACCGTTTTGGTAGGGGTTTTCCTCGCAATATTTGGGCAAGTTTATCAGACACCAGCCTTAATTTACACGCCGTTTGCTCTTTGGGCGACTTTTACACTGCCGTTTGCAGCCCTGTCTCGAAATTTAGCCCATTGGACCGTATGGCTAGTTATAGCATTAACTGCGATTTTTTCATATGCAGAAACTGGGTTAAGGCTTGTAGGGCAAGAAACTAAAGCAGAGCTGTTTATCGCCACTATCGCATTTCTAGTTTTTGTTATGCGTGTTGTTTTCGATAAGTTTTTACGGCCAGGGCGTGATTGGGCAAGTGCCCTTTGGTTCCGGGTTTTATACACCGCGGTTTTTGGAGCCGTAGTGATTTATGGATTTACTACAACATTTTGGGGGCAATCCACTTTTGTATCAACTATTCTATCTTTATCTTACTTATCTCTCGTTTGTTTCAAGTTAATCTACCTTTATGGGACTAGATCTAGCCTCGCCGAGTTGTGTCTCTCCACCTTCATTGGTTTTGTAATTTTTGTTCAAATATTCTTCCGAGTTCTATTGGAATTTGATTTATTTGGAGGGGTTATTGGAATATTTCTTATGTTTCTTGGAACGGTAGGCCTCGTTATAGGCATGGCTATACTATTTAAGCATTTCGCTTCTGTGTTGAAAGCGTCGTATCCAACCCATCATAAGATATCTGGAAATAGATTAGAGAAAAACGTGTCTTGGAATCATATAAGCCCCTTCTTATCAAATGAAGGTATTGCTAACCTACAATACGCGTTGCACACCAAAGAGGATGAGGCGCCGTGGTATGTAGAGCTTTTTTTGGCGATTGCAGGTGTTGTGGCTGCCCTATTTGGTATAGTGTTCTTAGGTGTATTCTTAGCCTTAGTTTTTAGCAGGATAAGGCCTGAAGGTGGCCCTCTCTTATTATGTGGCGGAAACATTTTCTTGCTCGCTCTCTTTATGAGGCGAAAGATAAAGAGTCCTTTCACAAGACACTTTTTTAATACTCTTCTTGTTGTTGGTTTTTCTGCTATCCTTTTCGGTATAGGGTTTTTAACGCATAATACAGACGTGGTTTTGTGGACGGCAATGGCACTCAGTGGACTTGCCTTATTGTCTATAAAAGATCGTATAATTGAGTTTTTTACCGCTGGAATTTTTATCGGATGCGTGGGGTTCGAATTATTCCATCATTTTGATAACCGGCTAGCAGAAATAGCATTTCTTACTGTATCGAGTTTAGCAGGTACTTTTTTACTAACTCGCCCCTTGTTCGGCCGTTATTTTGCTTCTGCCGGCACAGCCTTTTTGATAGCCCCTGCATTATTAGGGGTCGCACTTATTCACACTAATAGAATCGAAACCTTGGTTGGTGAGGATGTTTTTTCTGACATTGGATGGGACATAAAAGGTGTAAGTCTGATTTTAATCGCTTTCATCATGTTTTGGTTAAACAAAGATAAGGGTAATATAAGTAAATGGCGACCACCGCTATTGGTGTTGGGGCCTTTAATTTTCGCAATGGCATTATTACCATTTGGCGGCGCTTCTGCACTTCTATTGGTGCTTTTAGGATACATTGTGGGGTCTCGCACTCTTGCAATAATTGGTGTGCTGGGACAAATTTATTTTCTTTATATGTTGTATTACGACCTTAGTTTGAGCTTAGGTGTTAAGTCCTATCTGTTGTTGGGGGTGGGCTTTACATTCCTCATGATATATCTTTTCGCTGATAAGATATCTGCTCGTGAGCGCTATTTATGA
- a CDS encoding squalene/phytoene synthase family protein — MLFSLHQDVIARLEQADPDRYRSSLFAEPGVRERLILLYAFHLELARIPELVSEPMIGQIRYQWWRDVITEIYETETVRKHEITTPLRALFLEFDIPRYWVDQLIDGRERDIDPRPFSSLSDAQDYCAKTSGVLMKIAVKLCGVDPQAAVETMGTAWGLTGLARGYGFYHETMLREVTYERLCAQAEKTYKQGRSELKTLEAIAFPAIAYASLIGPYIAKLTHEKYDPKTQSISYLAFTKQIRLLKAVLSGRV, encoded by the coding sequence TTGCTTTTCTCTCTACATCAAGACGTGATTGCTCGATTGGAACAGGCTGATCCCGATAGATACAGATCGTCTTTATTCGCTGAACCTGGTGTTCGAGAGCGATTGATTCTTCTTTATGCCTTTCATTTGGAACTTGCGAGAATTCCAGAATTAGTCAGCGAACCTATGATAGGGCAAATACGTTATCAGTGGTGGCGCGACGTAATTACGGAAATCTACGAGACTGAGACGGTCAGAAAACATGAGATTACTACACCGCTGCGGGCCTTGTTTTTAGAATTTGATATTCCTCGATATTGGGTGGATCAGTTAATAGATGGTCGTGAACGTGACATAGACCCACGGCCATTCAGCAGTTTATCTGATGCGCAAGATTACTGCGCGAAAACATCTGGTGTTCTTATGAAAATAGCGGTGAAGCTGTGCGGTGTTGATCCGCAAGCAGCCGTAGAGACAATGGGGACCGCTTGGGGCTTAACAGGGCTCGCCAGAGGGTATGGGTTTTATCACGAAACTATGTTGCGTGAAGTGACTTATGAGAGACTGTGTGCGCAAGCCGAGAAGACCTATAAACAGGGGCGGTCTGAATTAAAGACGTTAGAAGCGATAGCTTTCCCTGCCATAGCTTATGCGTCTTTGATTGGCCCATATATAGCAAAACTTACCCATGAGAAATATGATCCTAAAACCCAATCTATATCCTATCTGGCTTTTACAAAACAAATTCGCTTGCTTAAGGCTGTGCTTAGCGGCAGAGTTTGA
- the sodN gene encoding superoxide dismutase, Ni yields MLHTLLSKFDNHIDSASAHCDIPCGIYDARIVTYYAVSTLRQMDILLSLKDKGLSETAFAMQAARNTAKKEEMAENTKHQTRIIWGDFMKGDHLVKHPGAHELAHKIMMAGSACKQDLHREDGLKLVELCNEFAEMFWDMKGVKTKKVTTPYAPNVEVVEPDL; encoded by the coding sequence ATGTTACACACTTTACTTTCCAAATTTGACAACCATATCGATTCAGCTTCGGCCCATTGTGATATCCCCTGCGGTATTTACGATGCCCGTATTGTCACGTATTACGCAGTTTCAACACTTCGCCAGATGGACATTCTTCTTAGCTTAAAAGACAAGGGTCTCTCGGAGACAGCTTTTGCAATGCAAGCTGCTCGTAATACAGCCAAAAAAGAAGAAATGGCTGAAAACACAAAACATCAAACGCGCATTATTTGGGGTGACTTCATGAAGGGTGACCACTTGGTCAAACACCCCGGCGCTCACGAACTTGCCCATAAAATTATGATGGCTGGATCAGCCTGTAAGCAAGACTTGCATCGTGAAGATGGACTTAAACTTGTTGAGCTTTGCAACGAATTTGCAGAAATGTTCTGGGACATGAAAGGCGTGAAAACTAAGAAGGTAACAACGCCATATGCGCCGAATGTCGAAGTGGTCGAACCTGATCTGTAA
- a CDS encoding S24 family peptidase: MLSAIKVEGDSMSPTLCNGDYIVIIKPRSIRAGLIFVINHPRLGCIVKRLETIGESELWFKGDNPISTSSLKIGPVQQEMLRGRAILAITPKGIKRL, encoded by the coding sequence ATGCTTTCCGCCATTAAGGTTGAGGGAGATAGTATGTCTCCCACGCTCTGCAATGGCGACTATATTGTAATAATAAAGCCCCGCTCTATAAGAGCGGGGCTTATTTTTGTTATAAATCACCCTCGTCTCGGATGTATAGTGAAAAGGCTAGAAACAATCGGCGAGAGTGAACTCTGGTTCAAAGGTGACAACCCAATCTCCACTAGCTCTCTTAAAATAGGGCCCGTCCAACAAGAAATGTTACGAGGACGAGCTATTCTAGCTATTACTCCAAAAGGAATAAAGCGGCTTTAA
- the secF gene encoding protein translocase subunit SecF → MKDISLVRFLPKEPKVPFINLRMIAGALSVLAIIASIFLFTTRGLNYGIDFTGGTVIEIDTGGEPDLAEIRSVMADAGFPGATVQGIAPSTTAIKPHDLVRIGIPLQPESDETGATAQQEAMQKAQAALVENIEGFVVPDGIRSQESVGSQVSGELRTKGALAVGLALFMVLAYIWFRFEWQFGLGAVLALFHDVILTIGIFSLTQIEFNLSIIAAILTIVGYSLNDTVIVYDRVRENLRKYKKMPMPDVLNLSINDTLSRTILTSFTTLLALFALYFLGGDGLRGFSFAMIWGVFVGTYSSIFVASPLLILLNLKRGVNTGNAQEA, encoded by the coding sequence ATGAAAGATATTTCTCTCGTTCGATTTTTGCCAAAGGAACCAAAGGTTCCTTTCATCAACCTGCGTATGATTGCAGGTGCTTTGAGTGTATTAGCGATTATAGCTTCCATATTCCTCTTTACGACACGAGGGCTTAATTACGGTATTGATTTCACAGGCGGCACCGTCATTGAAATTGATACTGGAGGCGAGCCTGACCTTGCGGAAATTCGCTCTGTAATGGCAGATGCGGGTTTCCCTGGTGCCACTGTACAAGGGATTGCGCCGTCAACAACAGCCATTAAGCCGCACGACCTTGTTCGTATTGGTATTCCGCTTCAGCCCGAAAGTGATGAAACCGGAGCCACCGCACAACAAGAGGCTATGCAAAAAGCGCAAGCGGCCCTTGTTGAAAACATAGAGGGCTTTGTTGTGCCTGATGGCATTCGCAGTCAAGAATCTGTGGGGTCGCAAGTGTCCGGAGAACTGAGGACAAAGGGGGCTTTGGCTGTTGGTCTCGCCTTATTCATGGTGTTGGCTTATATCTGGTTTCGATTTGAATGGCAGTTCGGACTTGGCGCTGTTCTGGCTCTATTTCATGATGTGATATTAACCATTGGGATTTTCAGCCTTACTCAAATTGAGTTTAACCTTTCGATTATCGCAGCAATTTTGACGATTGTTGGTTATTCTCTTAACGACACAGTTATCGTTTACGACCGTGTTCGAGAGAATCTGAGAAAATATAAGAAAATGCCAATGCCAGATGTATTGAACTTGTCCATCAATGATACGTTAAGCCGTACGATTTTGACATCATTTACAACATTACTAGCCCTATTCGCTCTATACTTCTTAGGGGGAGACGGATTGCGTGGCTTCTCATTTGCTATGATTTGGGGCGTTTTTGTTGGGACGTACTCATCAATCTTTGTTGCGTCGCCTTTGTTGATTTTACTAAATTTGAAACGCGGTGTGAATACTGGGAACGCGCAAGAGGCTTGA
- the secD gene encoding protein translocase subunit SecD, which produces MLFFSRWKITFILGAVLFGLLFALPNAVPADVRAKLPSPMQRTLNLGLDLQGGAHMLLEVDLTSVLEQALDNERENVRQGFSDAGRIRTEFIRVENNAVVGRLRDAADMTKALEVLRSQSQLVDPGGLSQDRTTLVEQNGDKGFRVSITQANIEEIQRRTIAQSIEVLRKRIDPTGTTEMTLAREGDSRILLQVPGAKNIDEIKSRINKTANLSFHLVRKDSENAAALRAAIDGRLPPGAAYFPMEDGSTGLIVDKRTRITGECLKSSSEGLHPTGNYPIVNFSFNIRCATLFGDLTLKNIGQRFAVVLDNEIITAPNIQSAIPSGNGFIEGSFTIDSARELSLLLNAGALPAKLIIVEERTVGPGLGQDSINAGKIASFIGLAGVAVFMWLSYGLRFGTIANIALTVNIILIAAALSLFGSTLTLPGIAGIILTIGMAVDANVLIFERIREESYIGRPPVNAIETGYRRSVAPILDANITTLIAAVTLYFVGSGPIRGFAVTLAIGIIMSVFTAVVFARLLTATWLRRSRPKTLPI; this is translated from the coding sequence ATGCTATTTTTCTCCCGCTGGAAAATTACCTTTATTTTAGGGGCCGTTTTATTCGGTCTTTTATTTGCTCTTCCAAACGCTGTGCCTGCTGATGTGAGGGCTAAATTACCGTCGCCTATGCAAAGGACGTTGAATTTAGGGCTCGATTTGCAGGGCGGGGCACATATGCTCCTTGAGGTCGACTTAACGAGTGTGTTGGAACAAGCTCTTGACAATGAACGAGAAAATGTCCGTCAGGGATTTTCTGATGCGGGGCGCATTCGTACAGAATTTATTCGAGTTGAGAACAATGCAGTAGTGGGCAGATTGCGCGACGCTGCTGATATGACAAAAGCGTTAGAAGTTCTGCGAAGCCAGTCTCAATTGGTTGATCCGGGCGGTTTAAGCCAAGATCGTACGACGCTGGTTGAACAAAATGGCGATAAAGGTTTTCGCGTCTCAATTACTCAGGCTAATATTGAGGAAATCCAACGGCGGACTATTGCGCAATCTATTGAAGTTTTGCGTAAACGGATTGACCCGACTGGCACGACAGAAATGACGTTAGCGAGAGAAGGTGATAGCCGAATTTTACTTCAAGTGCCGGGGGCGAAAAATATTGATGAAATTAAGAGCCGTATTAATAAAACAGCTAATCTCTCATTCCACCTTGTTCGCAAAGACTCTGAGAATGCTGCGGCACTACGCGCGGCCATTGACGGCCGTTTGCCACCAGGTGCGGCGTATTTCCCAATGGAAGATGGTAGTACGGGCCTTATTGTCGATAAACGTACACGTATTACAGGTGAATGTTTGAAATCTTCCTCAGAAGGTCTTCATCCAACAGGCAATTACCCAATAGTGAATTTTAGTTTCAATATTCGGTGTGCAACATTGTTCGGTGATCTGACGTTAAAGAATATTGGTCAGCGTTTTGCTGTTGTCTTGGATAATGAGATAATTACTGCACCAAATATTCAGAGTGCTATTCCGTCCGGTAATGGTTTTATCGAAGGTAGCTTTACAATCGATAGCGCGCGCGAATTGTCTCTCTTATTGAATGCGGGTGCATTACCGGCCAAGCTGATAATTGTAGAGGAGCGGACTGTAGGGCCAGGATTGGGGCAAGACTCTATCAATGCAGGTAAAATTGCTTCATTTATCGGTCTGGCTGGCGTGGCTGTGTTTATGTGGCTATCTTATGGTTTAAGGTTTGGAACAATTGCTAACATTGCCTTGACGGTGAATATCATTCTGATTGCTGCGGCTTTGTCATTGTTTGGTTCAACGCTGACACTACCAGGTATTGCTGGAATTATTTTGACGATTGGTATGGCGGTTGATGCGAATGTATTGATATTTGAACGCATTCGAGAGGAAAGCTATATTGGACGTCCACCAGTTAATGCAATTGAAACAGGTTATCGTCGTTCAGTTGCCCCAATTTTGGACGCGAACATCACGACCTTAATTGCCGCTGTAACACTTTATTTTGTCGGTTCAGGACCAATTCGCGGCTTTGCGGTTACATTGGCAATTGGGATTATCATGAGCGTCTTTACGGCGGTCGTCTTCGCACGTTTGTTAACGGCGACGTGGCTTCGACGCTCACGTCCTAAAACACTACCGATTTAA
- the yajC gene encoding preprotein translocase subunit YajC, with protein MFALIMQSATPVGAGGLAMQIMPFLLIGLIFYFLIIRPQNQRVKAHRQLLSEIMRGDTVVTNGGLIGKVKKVADEELTVTFGDTDIKVVRTMIADVRNRSVAANDASTKKK; from the coding sequence ATGTTCGCTTTGATTATGCAGTCTGCAACTCCTGTTGGCGCGGGTGGCCTCGCAATGCAGATTATGCCGTTTCTTTTAATCGGCCTTATTTTTTATTTTCTTATCATAAGACCGCAAAACCAACGGGTGAAAGCCCACCGTCAACTTCTCTCTGAAATTATGCGCGGTGATACCGTTGTCACAAATGGCGGTTTAATTGGTAAGGTTAAAAAGGTTGCTGATGAAGAACTTACAGTAACATTTGGTGATACTGATATCAAAGTTGTTCGAACAATGATTGCAGATGTTCGCAACCGAAGCGTTGCAGCAAATGACGCTTCAACAAAAAAGAAATAA
- a CDS encoding lytic transglycosylase, which translates to MRKLVLPIVTITLALSGVSALAQVSSSDDDRFKPRVYGSLSVNGGNVAVVHAQHAPVQQGTAISNEQQSVIDEARRVQTYQSYTRGDVQYSHSDTPVPTTATSIVDTTVIHNVVKGDTLYNISKRYNISIQDIQEANGIQGSAIALGQSLILPTQVKVSSTYLSPTQPVISNTPYANGSVMRVVQPVGVQTSSIYAVLPKDTLYGIARRTCTSVDDIVSTNGIGDKDNLKPGQKLLLPQGHCLTR; encoded by the coding sequence ATGCGTAAATTAGTTTTACCAATCGTGACGATAACTTTAGCTTTATCTGGAGTTAGCGCTTTAGCTCAGGTGTCCAGTAGTGATGATGATAGATTTAAACCTCGTGTTTATGGGAGCTTGTCAGTAAATGGCGGAAATGTAGCCGTTGTCCACGCACAGCATGCTCCTGTCCAACAGGGAACAGCCATCAGTAATGAGCAACAAAGCGTTATTGATGAAGCAAGGCGTGTCCAAACGTATCAAAGCTATACGCGTGGTGATGTCCAATATTCGCATTCTGATACACCTGTACCAACGACAGCGACATCGATCGTAGATACTACGGTTATCCACAATGTCGTAAAGGGTGACACGCTCTATAATATCTCAAAACGATACAATATCAGCATTCAGGATATACAAGAGGCAAATGGCATACAGGGGAGCGCCATCGCTTTAGGACAGTCTTTAATTCTGCCAACGCAAGTGAAGGTTTCATCAACATATCTATCACCTACTCAGCCAGTTATATCTAACACGCCATATGCTAATGGCTCGGTCATGCGTGTTGTACAGCCTGTAGGTGTTCAAACATCGTCTATTTATGCCGTACTGCCTAAGGATACGCTTTATGGTATTGCGCGTAGAACCTGCACAAGTGTTGACGATATCGTTTCGACAAACGGAATTGGTGACAAAGATAATTTGAAACCCGGGCAAAAACTCCTTTTACCTCAAGGACATTGTTTAACGCGTTAG
- the tatC gene encoding twin-arginine translocase subunit TatC: MAGLNAIESKASTREDDVDESRAPLMDHLIELRSRLIKCVLGLVLGCLVCIPFLDQIQQLLMYPFYTGLDRYNKDLMAAGEAALDSGLIATQPLETFFVRIKICIFGGIVLSFPILAYQLYRFVAPGLYKNEKRAFLPYLFASPVLFMVGASLVFFFVFPYVMEFAFNQQAIGDTDKVELLTKISDYLKLATTLFLAFGLSFQLPVILSLLGRAGIVSASALKSARKYALFGIAVFAAFVTPPDPITQLVLGAAIYLLYEISIFSVGILEKSPADADA, translated from the coding sequence GTGGCGGGGCTTAACGCTATAGAGAGTAAAGCGAGCACTCGTGAGGATGATGTGGACGAGAGCCGCGCGCCGCTTATGGATCATCTTATTGAACTCCGTTCGCGTTTAATCAAGTGCGTGTTAGGATTAGTTCTAGGCTGTTTAGTATGCATTCCTTTTTTGGATCAAATTCAACAGCTTTTAATGTATCCATTTTACACAGGATTGGACCGATATAATAAGGACTTGATGGCAGCGGGTGAGGCGGCTTTGGATTCAGGTTTGATTGCGACGCAGCCGCTAGAGACTTTCTTTGTACGTATCAAGATATGTATATTTGGCGGTATTGTTTTGAGTTTTCCGATCCTTGCCTATCAACTTTACCGATTTGTGGCGCCTGGTTTGTACAAAAATGAAAAACGGGCTTTTTTACCCTATCTCTTTGCGTCTCCTGTTTTGTTTATGGTTGGTGCTTCATTAGTCTTCTTTTTCGTGTTCCCCTATGTGATGGAATTTGCCTTCAATCAGCAGGCCATTGGTGATACGGATAAGGTTGAACTTCTCACTAAAATTAGCGATTACTTGAAACTCGCAACAACACTGTTTTTAGCGTTTGGTTTATCCTTTCAATTGCCAGTTATTTTATCCTTACTGGGGCGTGCAGGAATAGTCAGCGCTTCGGCTTTGAAATCGGCACGGAAATACGCCTTATTTGGAATTGCTGTCTTCGCGGCTTTTGTTACGCCTCCAGACCCAATTACCCAGCTAGTCTTAGGGGCTGCTATATATTTGTTGTACGAGATTTCGATATTTTCTGTTGGAATATTAGAGAAATCCCCTGCTGATGCAGATGCGTAA
- the tatB gene encoding Sec-independent protein translocase protein TatB, with the protein MLPQLGFAEIIVLSLLAIIVVGPKDLPKLMRKIGQFMHKIRSMGQEFKDAFDEMGAEDEIAEMRKEIAELRKMGSIEHLAGDIKSEMQDLNRDLRGAVGEGTSESNTQSSSDSGDGVDEPKRKEPSSGGA; encoded by the coding sequence ATGCTCCCGCAGCTTGGTTTTGCAGAAATCATTGTCTTATCTTTGTTGGCAATCATCGTTGTCGGGCCAAAAGACTTGCCTAAGTTAATGAGAAAAATTGGCCAGTTTATGCATAAGATTAGGTCTATGGGCCAAGAGTTTAAAGATGCATTTGATGAAATGGGTGCCGAAGATGAAATCGCTGAGATGCGTAAAGAAATTGCCGAGCTTCGTAAAATGGGATCAATAGAACATTTGGCCGGTGATATAAAATCTGAAATGCAAGACCTTAATCGAGACCTCAGAGGCGCAGTTGGGGAAGGGACTTCAGAAAGTAACACTCAATCTTCATCTGACAGTGGTGACGGTGTTGATGAACCTAAACGCAAGGAGCCCTCTAGTGGCGGGGCTTAA